The genomic region TGATCGGTGGAGTGCTTTCTGCGGTTAGCCAGGTTACGGTTGACGATAGCAGTCTGGAAGATCGTTAGTTGTACTTTCTTAGTGATTGTTACACTGTTAGGGATAAATTTTGGACTGCGTTTACCCAACAATTTTAATTGGCAAGGCTCATCAAAATATATACGTTTTTGCGGCTGGGGAAAGCGTTAGATTTCTTTTAATTTTACTCACGGACCTTATGGTCAAATAGCGCGTATAGGTCGTGGTGGCTTATTCGAGCGTAATTATCTTTATTTTATGATTAAGCCTGGCAGGACACCAGGCTTTTTCTTATTTAGTGTTTTTTTTCTGAAAGTGTCTGTTTTCAAAGGCCATCAAGAACTTTCATTCCTGTTGGTGTTTCAATGGAAACATGAAAGTTTTCTCCGCTTTTTCAGTTATATCATCTACTACTGAATTATCAGTCTGATAAGAATGTTTCGATCGTTGATAAATGCGATTATCTGTTCGTTCCCAATCTGGAATTGATTACTCAAGAGGGCAATTATTATTAGATATTTCCAATATTTCCTGTATTTCTTGGCTTATCCATAAGCTCGATTCTTTTGGCTTATCAAATAGAATCCACCCTTTAGGTTTATATCCTGCGTTTGCATACCAGATTCCATTATCTTTCTGTTTAGATTTTAAATACTCCATTGCAAAATTACACCGAGAGTCGTTTACAAAACCATTAGACTTTAACATCCGTAAAATCTCAATTACATTAGTTTTCCACGTAAAAGGATAAGATAAAGATGTGATATAGTTAGTTATCGGTTCGCTTGTTGATTTGCGGAGATATACATTTTGATTTAAAATATAATCGATACCTTGGTTAAATTTGGATTCAACAATTTGATTCGATTGATAATAAATACTTTTTTTATATTCAGAAAGAGCTATTATTGATTTCACAATTCCGATATAACATGGGATTGCTTTTAAACATCCGCCATATCTTAGAATACCAGAACCATTCCATTCTGTTGGTGTATTTCGTTCAAACCTCTGATATTTTGTTATCCAATTGATACCTTGATGTATTTCTTTGTGGTTTGAATATTCCATTCTAATAAAAAGACTGGTAAGCATTCCATTGTAACAAGAGAGAATATAGTCCTTTTTTTTCGTTAAAGAAAACCCTTCATCACAAGCGGTTAGACTATTTAGTATTGCTAACCACTCCTGGACTTTAGGTATATACTGGGTAAAAGGAATCTCGGCAATCTCATTTAATCGATTCATCAATTGGTAGGATTCAAATTGAAAATTTTCGGCTAACAACTGCCTTAATAAATCAGATTGTTCAAGGAAATGCTTGGCAGATTCGTAATCGCTAATTAATCCTTTTCTATGCTCTATTTTCAAAATCAATGCAGTATCCATTATTCTATCGGTATATATATATATATATATTAAAACAGATGTTTTTATCTTCGAGATCTATTAGTTTATCCCCTTTTCCATTTTTGTTATTTACTGCAAAAATACGGTTTCTTTTGCGTTTACATTTTAGGACTCTTGCTGATTTTACAAATCAGTAAGGTTGTGTTTTACAAGATCTTCGGTCTGCTTTATGTTTATAACCTTTCTGTAATCTGCTTTTTGAGAGATTCAAATTTGTGGGAAAGAATTTCGATATCCTGACTGATTATTATTCGCTTTTTCGATTATCGCGACAAAAAGAATATTAGGGGCCCGCAGCGCGCGCTTGGGGACTGAAATCGAAGATTTCACATCATGATTTCGGCGATATGTTCTTCGGTCGTCACCCTTTTAGAAAGACTTCCTTTGGTAACCATTCCTAAAAGAAAAAAAAAGAAAAAAAAGAAAGTTGATTTTGAATTTAGCTGCGCTAATAAAGCAAGCTGTTTTTTAAAGAATTTCCGAGCAGGACAATTGTTTAAAAAACGGCTTGCTGTTTAGCGTGGCTAAATTATCTTTAACTCCTTTTTTTGGTTTTTTATAGCACTATCCTTACTAGAAAGCAGAAGCCCAAATTGATAAAGGGGTGTGCGGGTCGGGAATGTGTCGGGTTGTGTTAGATTGCACGGCGGAGCCACGCAATCGTTGCTTGGCCGCGAAGCGGTCCTTCAATTGATGGAGTGCACCCGGAGTTTGCCTCGGCGGTGTCCCCGGGACGAAGGGTTGCGCGACTTTCTGCACGCGTGGCGGGCATGGATTAGAAAGGGTGCGACTTTGGATGAGCGGATTGGATGTGTGATTGGGTACGTGTGTTGGGTTGCGTTGGGCGCGGGCTGGGCGGCCGTGGAGGTGGCCTGTGGGGCTATTTAATATAACTGAGTTATCTGACTCACTGTACTAGCATGCCGGAAAGTCATATAACTCCCAGTTATGTTAAATAGCTTGGCCCGCGATGGAAAAAACGGCTTTGCCGGGGTGGGTCGGCCAAAATGGGCGTGCGTTGGGATAGTGTGTCGGCGTGGGGTGGCGAGGCGGCGGTGTTTGCAACTTTTTCAGTTGCAAAAAGTCCGCCGCCTAGTGCGCGAACCCTTGCGAATTAAGCGCAGGGGGCCGGGACCGGGAGGGGCTTGCCCCGGAGGGACCGGCTCTGTAGGCCCTTTTTACTGGCTCGTTTTTTTGATGTGCGTTGGCTGTTGTTCGTGGGCTGGGTATTCAAAAATCGAGACAGTTAAAAAAGGGACTACACAAGGGGGCTCGATTGGCACGGGGCTGTGTTTCTTGGCCGCATGCCCCCGCAGCCCAAGCTTTTAGCAGGTGAGCCTTATACCGGGCGGCGGGTGAATTTTGCGGTGCTTCCGTGGGTTGGGATTGTGTTGGATGGGAAGCTCCGCAAAAGGCACAGGGAGCCGCCGCGAGAAGAACGCCGGAACCGCAAGGAACAGGCCAAAGGCGTAGCCCCGAAGGGCGCCATAGCTCTCTTGGCGGCCTTGGTGTGCTGGCACTTCCGCCAAGAGGGCTATGGCGCTTTGGCCTTTTCCTTGCTGACGGCGGGCGCCGAGCACCTTATTTCCTGTGCGGGGGAGAATTATTCAAATTATCTGCATTCATAAAAATTTGATTTTTCTTTTATAAAGAATACATATATTTAAAGTTCTTCAAATTATGAAAATCGATATATGGATACAGAAATTGTCAAACTAATATTAGATGTTGGTAGTCCCCTAATAAAGACTGTAATCGAGACCTTTGTAGATAAAAGAAAAGCGACTCAGCAGAAAGGCTCAAATTTTAGTCCGGAAGTTTATTCTGAATACTTAAATATTACTGTAAACCATCTATCAACAATCAATTTAATAGGACTTAAAGGTGCGCCTAGAAAATTAGACGATATTTATATTCCGGCAACGCTGTATTGTCCGTTCGGTGAACGAAAAGAAGAATATCATATAACAAGTTTTCCCTCATTATTATTTGAGAAGAATAATCGAATTCTTGTTACGGATACTGCGGGCATGGGAAAATCTACTCTTTTGAGAGTGCTTTTTTTATTGTCATTTAAAGAAATAGAAAAAATGCCCATTTTAATCGATCTCCGTCGATTGAATGAATCACATTCGATAATAGATGAATTGCAAAATTTATTGCTTCCGCTGCATCGCAGTATTGATGAAAAATCAATGATCGAAGTATTTATTGATGGTGGTTTTCTCTTTTTATTGGATGGATTCGATGAAATAGCTCCCCAACACAGAGCAGTTGTTACTAAAACTATCAAACGATTTATCGATAAGACGAATAAAAACACATTTGTTCTCACGTCAAGACCAGAAAAGGAGCTAACGTCGCTTCCAGGATTTAAAGAGTTACGAATTAAACCTTTGTGCAAAAAGGAAGCTTTTGAACTAATTGAACGTTACGACCGGTATGGTGAAACGTCCAAAGCTTTGATTCGTCGTCTGGAGGACGATGTTAATGAAGGTATTGAAGAATTTTACTCAAATCCCCTATTGGTTTCACTTCTTTTTACTTCTTTTAATTACAAACCAACTGTACCACTTAAAAAGCATCTATTTTATCGTCAAGTATACGACGCTATTTTCGAGTCACACGATTTGGCGAAAGGTGAGTCGTTTCAACATCCAAAACATTCTAAACTCGATATTGACGATTTCGAAAAGGTACTTCGGTTTCTGGGTATGCATACTCTATTTGAACTTCAAAAAATTGAATATACAAAAGATGAATTGTTAAAAGTCTTAAGTAAGGCTAAAACAAAATGGAGAGATTTAGATTTTAAGGAATCAGACTTCCTTCGTGACCTTTTAACTACAGTTCCGCTTTTTCTGGATGATGCTGGGTATGTGCGATGGGCTCACAAGTCTCTACAAGAATATTTTTGTGCTCAATACATATATGTCGATATCCAGGATAAAGAGCCTCTTCTAAAAAAATTATTCCGCAGCTCTAAAATTTATACATTTGAAAACCTAATCGACCTGTATTCTGTAATAGATCCCATTGCTTTTGAGCAGAGTTTTGTCATAGAATTGTTGAATGATTACGAAAAAAATGTAATCATTCCACTGTCTAGAGAAACTGGTCAAACAGATGAAGAAAAATTTAGAAGATCCATATTGTTTAACAGTTATGTCATGTTAACCCTAATACCAGGTGACGAGTTCGATCCACAATACAGTTCTATGCAACAACTAGCACTTGACAGATTCGCATTGGAAATGGATAATAATTCTTCAATTTATGAAGGGGATTTAATGCTTTCAAACCGTGAAGAGGATATTCTCTTGATACAAAAGGATCGTTACCATTATACGATAACAAAAATAATTAGTCGGAGATACCCACATTTATTCCGCCCTGTAAAATTCAAAGATTTCGATTGGGATGATGAAGTATTAGAAGCTAGCGATGTATTTGAAGCGACAGATCAATTCATCTCAAGAAAGACGCGGAGATTGATGGATGAGAAGAAACTAGAAACTATATTTTTAAATCACCCCGATTCAATTTTCAACAGTTTAGAAATTTTCGATTTAGAGATCCGTATATTAGTATTTTTAGGTTCGATTACTGAATATTTAAATTACGATTACGCATTGAATTTATTGCGTGATATACGAAGAAAACGAGCTGAATCGGATTCTATTGACGTTTTTGATTTATAGGATGTGGCGTTCCCTCAAATAATATTCAGCGTTTGGTAGAATAATTAAAACTTTAACCTCGAATTATGCCAATATCAGATCTTGGAAAAATATACCTTTTGTATTGGAAATCAAAAGTTGAATTAGCAGAAGCACATCTTATGCGCAGTCCGAAAAACTATTTTGAAAAATTTGGACGATTGGTTTCTGAGGAATATGATTTGGATATCTTTGATTTCATCGTCAGAAAGGAGTCTGCCGGGTATAATCAATTATGTAGGAATTCGTGGATAATCTTCGTTTTAGAAATCAATAAAATTATTTCCAAAAGTGGTGGCGACAAATTCAGCATTCAGAAATTTTACAATAAACTTTCCAACAAAGAATGGGATCATAATTATGACCTAACGTGTTTTAATCAAATTTTATTGGTTATTCAAAATAATGATTCGAATTCGACCGTCGCAAAACTTCGTGTGTTACGAGATAAATTTTACGCCCATTCTGATAAAGATTTTAACCGAATGACAGAAGATTTGTTCCCTACTTATAATGAAGTTTGGGATTTAATGTTTGAAATAGAGACTTTTTTAAAGGCAATATATGGACAAAATGATTCTGACATCGACGTTAGTGTTAATCGGGAACTGGATAAATATATTCGTGAATTTCAATTACTTTATTCGTATTTTCAAACAACTCCAAGTTATGGGGACACTTATAGAATAAAAGTCGCGTTTGGAGAAGAAAGATTCTCCTCGTTTCGGAATAATCTAATTATAAATAGATTTTAGGAGAATTTTGTTCTATTTGATGGCTGCCCGCTATTCTCTATCAAGCATTGCATTCGTATACTACCGATTGCAAGTGTAATTTATTGCGAAAATTCAATTCAATAGTAAACTTAATTCTAACTTTAAGACAATTTATTAATAAGTCTTATTAAGGTGTAAGGTTGGTAAATGATCTTTAGCCTTAATTCAATTAAAAAAACCGAGAATGGAGATAAATTTTCAGGCGAATGATCCTAGTGTGGAATCACAATGGCGAGCATTGATACTATTCGGGAAAAACTCCGCGACTTATAAATTTGCGTTTGGGAAAGCTTTACTAAATTTAGTATCGAAAGGTGTCGATGAGGTAACACTCAAAGATTTGTCACCTTTATTTGTAGAAAGTATATTAGATCATATTAAGAGTAGTGATAAGCAAGGCAATTCTACGACTAGTAAATTTTTAAATGCGTGTCGTAATTTCAACGTCGGAGAGATTTCCTATGACGAGCTTTTGACTGTCACTGAGCGATACGGATTTGTAAATGTGATCGACGCGTTTCAAAACATCAATGGTGGCGTAATTCCTTCGAAATTTTACGAAAAGGATTTTAACGGCAACTCAAAACGATTGGTAATTACCGATGAATTGTTGAAGCTGGGAGAAAGCGTGCAATTTTCGAACCTAGACGATGAACTTAATGCACGTTGGAATCTTGTTGAAACTGCTTGGAATTTGAATGTTTCTCCAACTCTTTTAGAAGTGAAAATTAGCGATAATTTAGAGGTTCTCTACATAGAAAGTGATTTTATGAAGAGAAAGGATATTACTTCAGCACGTGCCTCTTTAAATGGATATCAAAAAGGAAAATGCTTTTATTCTTTTCAAGATATTTCAATTATTTCTGGTTCAACAAATCTTTGTGAGGTTGATCATTTTTTTCCTCATGTTCATAAGCTGACGATTAATGATGGCGGTGGCAATGTGAACGGTATTTGGAATCTTGTATTAGCAGATAGATTCGTAAATAATCATAAAAGAGCTCGGATACCTGAAATCAGATTTTTAGAAAGACTTTACAGGAGGAATGAGTTTTATGTTAATAGCAAGCATCCACTTGGAGAAACAATTATTAATCAAACAGGTCGAACACCGCGTGATAGACAAAAGTTTTTGCAGCACCAATACAATTTATCTTTAAGTTTGTCAATTCAACAATGGTCGCCTCTTACTGAACAAAAAGCAACATTTTAATGAAAGATTTTACTTCGATTACTCCAGACAAGATTCTATATAGAAATGATTACTTCTTTATTATAAAAGATGGTTTTCCTGTCAATCCAGGCCATCTATTGATTATTTCTAACGAGGTTCGCCGCGATTATTTCGAATTGACGCAGGATGAGGTTATAAATCTTCCTGTTGCAATAGCTAAAGCCAAGCAGTTGATTGAGGAGGAAAATAGCCCTGAGGGATATAATATTGGAATGAATTGCGGTGCTACTGCAGGTCAAACAGTTTTTCATTTTCATTGTCATATTATTCCTCGCTATGAGGGTGATATGGAAAATCCTCGAGGTGGAGTGCGTCACGTGATTCCATCAAAAGGAAATTATTGAGCAGTTATAGAATCAGCTTAAAATATAGCTTACTTAATTTCAGAACATATGAAGTTTGGAATGCTTTGTTGTGTTTTAATCACTGCGCATATTATTAACGCTTTCCTTTATTTGGTTTCTGGTTAATAAATCTTGTGGTGGCACATCCGAAACTTTTATTCGTGCAGATATAGAGCTGCGAGGTTCCGAAGGAATTTGTATAGGTTTTTAGGAACTTCATAATTCCTCCGCATCGATGGCAAATTTCCGCATCTGGGTTAGTGAATTCGTTCGGGAACATTTCCCTCACAAATTTGGATAATTTGTTTTTTGGGCCGTAGAAATAAAACCGTTCTTTCGCTCGGGTCATTGCAACGTACATTGCCCTTCTTTCTTCTCCATTCTTAAACGTATCGTCGGCACTAAGAATTAAATCAAGGATTAAGTCATCTGATAGCTCAGCTGGGAATCCGAACCGCCCGCTTTCACAGTTTATTAGTATCACTATATCGCTTTCAAGTCCCTTTGATTTATGTACTGTTAAAAGTTGGAGTTCATTATCAAAATTAAGTTGCTCGTTCGCTTCATTTCCTTGAGCATCGGTAATTGTTCGCTTTAAAAGGGATTTTACTCTAATTTTTCTGTTTTTAACATGCTGTTCTAAATCTTTAAAATCTAGATTATATCGACCCAATAAGAGAATTGATTTTGTATTTAAATCGGTGCCAACATCTTTGAAAACTTCATTCAATATTCTTTTGACGTCTTCAATATTAATTTTATCATTAATCTTGCTATCCAGCAATTTGACAGTAGTTTCATTTGTTTTTCTAGAACGTAGATTCTTAGGTGTTTGATTTGGGTTTTTTAGGATGAATTTACCGCTAATCTCTATCAACGGATTTGCGAACCGATAGGTCGTTTCAATCTTTCTTATGATAGAATATCCGAAGTTGTTTTGAAATTGATTGAATAAAGTTAAATCTGAACCCGCAAATCTATATATAGATTGCCAGTCATCACCAACCGCGAATAGCCTGGCAGTCGACTGATCTTTCAATAACTTCAAAAAATTCGCCCTATTAATTGATATATCTTGGAATTCGTCTACAATGATATACCTGTATTTTGAGTGAAATTTGTTGGTTTCAATTAAGTCTGTGGCGAAGTTAATCAGATCGTTAAAATCAAGTAATTGTTTAGATCGTAAATGCTTTTGATATTCCTGATAGATTACATCGATGATTGCTAGGATCGACTTGTTTCTATCTCTCACAGCTTGATTAGGACTGTCTTGATTTTGCTTATAGATTTCTGGGAAAGATTTTTTATTGGATTTTACTAAGTTAATGAAAGTCATTATTAGGCCCATTGTAGCTTCAATTTCTTTCGAGTATGCCGTATCCAAAATCTCAAGGACCTCGGTTTCAGTCATCGGATTTAAAACAACGCCCATTTCCTTTAGGATCTTTTTCAGATGGTTATCAATAGTTTTGTCTTGAAATTGATGACTGTACGTTTTAATTAATCGTGT from Sphingobacterium sp. BN32 harbors:
- a CDS encoding NACHT domain-containing NTPase, whose amino-acid sequence is MDTEIVKLILDVGSPLIKTVIETFVDKRKATQQKGSNFSPEVYSEYLNITVNHLSTINLIGLKGAPRKLDDIYIPATLYCPFGERKEEYHITSFPSLLFEKNNRILVTDTAGMGKSTLLRVLFLLSFKEIEKMPILIDLRRLNESHSIIDELQNLLLPLHRSIDEKSMIEVFIDGGFLFLLDGFDEIAPQHRAVVTKTIKRFIDKTNKNTFVLTSRPEKELTSLPGFKELRIKPLCKKEAFELIERYDRYGETSKALIRRLEDDVNEGIEEFYSNPLLVSLLFTSFNYKPTVPLKKHLFYRQVYDAIFESHDLAKGESFQHPKHSKLDIDDFEKVLRFLGMHTLFELQKIEYTKDELLKVLSKAKTKWRDLDFKESDFLRDLLTTVPLFLDDAGYVRWAHKSLQEYFCAQYIYVDIQDKEPLLKKLFRSSKIYTFENLIDLYSVIDPIAFEQSFVIELLNDYEKNVIIPLSRETGQTDEEKFRRSILFNSYVMLTLIPGDEFDPQYSSMQQLALDRFALEMDNNSSIYEGDLMLSNREEDILLIQKDRYHYTITKIISRRYPHLFRPVKFKDFDWDDEVLEASDVFEATDQFISRKTRRLMDEKKLETIFLNHPDSIFNSLEIFDLEIRILVFLGSITEYLNYDYALNLLRDIRRKRAESDSIDVFDL
- a CDS encoding HNH endonuclease domain-containing protein, producing MEINFQANDPSVESQWRALILFGKNSATYKFAFGKALLNLVSKGVDEVTLKDLSPLFVESILDHIKSSDKQGNSTTSKFLNACRNFNVGEISYDELLTVTERYGFVNVIDAFQNINGGVIPSKFYEKDFNGNSKRLVITDELLKLGESVQFSNLDDELNARWNLVETAWNLNVSPTLLEVKISDNLEVLYIESDFMKRKDITSARASLNGYQKGKCFYSFQDISIISGSTNLCEVDHFFPHVHKLTINDGGGNVNGIWNLVLADRFVNNHKRARIPEIRFLERLYRRNEFYVNSKHPLGETIINQTGRTPRDRQKFLQHQYNLSLSLSIQQWSPLTEQKATF
- a CDS encoding HIT family protein, which produces MKDFTSITPDKILYRNDYFFIIKDGFPVNPGHLLIISNEVRRDYFELTQDEVINLPVAIAKAKQLIEEENSPEGYNIGMNCGATAGQTVFHFHCHIIPRYEGDMENPRGGVRHVIPSKGNY
- a CDS encoding UvrD-helicase domain-containing protein, translated to MQTLYILTLLIIAAAYGYVSKINIDKKRRKKQQFEEQLRPYQQFLEENSNTIETLKTKIDNLSSNKYHSYTEFQVIVKQISNLHSYRIPNIEINNNKLHNANLQLLSFAANSEKVRAEKNMRFIAEEKQSQTEYFASILNNPLDEQQIDAILHDEDNCLIIAGAGCGKTTTVQGKVNYLLDNKLAAPGEILLLSFSKDSATDLEKKLGSKNVECMTFHSLAHKIISKTIQPPDIFDPKEFESLIKSIHSRLLNNPKYLKTYNDFIINGIRITRDENEFDDLEELVQYNKDAEFNSIKAMMARKQTNNGSSLKSKLRLSTINNEYVKSGQECYIANFLFLNRINYSYESVYFPQDLERETLVEFDLSKKKYRPDFTIYLNGYDESSIKHCDNPEDNVIFLEHYGIDKDGNTPKFFQSPNKDISARDYYIELMEWKDKVHEAFGTRLIKTYSHQFQDKTIDNHLKKILKEMGVVLNPMTETEVLEILDTAYSKEIEATMGLIMTFINLVKSNKKSFPEIYKQNQDSPNQAVRDRNKSILAIIDVIYQEYQKHLRSKQLLDFNDLINFATDLIETNKFHSKYRYIIVDEFQDISINRANFLKLLKDQSTARLFAVGDDWQSIYRFAGSDLTLFNQFQNNFGYSIIRKIETTYRFANPLIEISGKFILKNPNQTPKNLRSRKTNETTVKLLDSKINDKINIEDVKRILNEVFKDVGTDLNTKSILLLGRYNLDFKDLEQHVKNRKIRVKSLLKRTITDAQGNEANEQLNFDNELQLLTVHKSKGLESDIVILINCESGRFGFPAELSDDLILDLILSADDTFKNGEERRAMYVAMTRAKERFYFYGPKNKLSKFVREMFPNEFTNPDAEICHRCGGIMKFLKTYTNSFGTSQLYICTNKSFGCATTRFINQKPNKGKR